The following coding sequences lie in one Miscanthus floridulus cultivar M001 chromosome 9, ASM1932011v1, whole genome shotgun sequence genomic window:
- the LOC136480218 gene encoding uncharacterized protein, whose protein sequence is MDGGSGLNILYACTLELLEIDRSRLRGPSGVITIESTYEHAYDCDVECIEYAEALVEAETLIVDLERLGSQLLEPKRRAGTFEPVEAVKLIPVDPACPNDRALRISATFDIK, encoded by the exons atggacggaggcagcggcctcaacatcctctacgcctgcaccctggagctcctagagatcGATCGGTCGCGGCTCCGGG gtcccagcggtgtcatcacgatcgagtccacgtacgagcatgcatacgactgtgacgtcgagtgcatcgaataCGCCGAAGCTCTCGTGgaagccgagaccctcatcgtcgacctcGAACGACTCGGCAGCCAGCTACTCGAGCCCAAGCGTCGAGCCGGGACGTTCGAGCCCGTGGAAGCTGTCAAGCTCATcccagtcgaccccgcctgccccaacgaccgggcgctgaggatcagcgccaccttCGACATCAAATAG
- the LOC136480219 gene encoding uncharacterized protein, whose protein sequence is MQRLRDRCLTVAMVMAAFHRRRVQPLMARRWRLFEMRPDEPIAGIRMSASALSDEEILRRVRETVDAKLRIGGLATLVMRPSWGFLSLGMRDVRASPPPVPKDARRRAINRAHAEAQKKRKDTKAARRTKQILAREKLDERRQQERKDSLPLEESPSPSLSTDASDGDDEGEVGRGPLDHLPDIGETVPRASASSLALPGGGGGAVPGSAVARPGAEADTPEARALGKRAVSPVGSTAVVEQVAAGAMQPPPRRTEGAPGPIGDRPAPADAEATPLPPAPPLQTWFAVPKRLQPRSGRKPPVEVLSLAPLKAHKASPGSTAHRVAEAQAAIQRGAASMRAGPKELATQGGAAEAILTQMGEGAPPRREGEARESDGAEVPLVAEATEVEAPGVSEAEATEAGAPKTTEATAAGVGASATIEATMAEARAPETTEADVMVARPSAQEVEMKAAEALVAPLVQGPPSLRESAREAEVHPISSDDTSRAREVVDVEETGAVE, encoded by the exons ATGCAGAGGCTGAGGGACCGCTGCCTTACCGTGGCTATGgtcatggctgccttccaccgtcGAAGGGTGCAACCACTGATGGCCCGGCGGTGGCGCctattcgagatgaggccggacgAGCCGATTgcgggcatccggatgtctgcctctgccctctctgacgaggaaattcttcgccgggtgagggagacggtggatgcGAAGTTGAGGATCGGTGGTCTAGCCACCCTCGTGATGCGTCCGTCATGGGGGTttctctcgctg gggatgagggacgtgcgagcttCCCCACCGCCAGTTCCtaaggacgcgaggcggcgggcgatcaaccgggcgcacgccgaggcacagAAAAAAAGAAAGGACACTAAGGCGGCGAGGCGCACGAAGCAGATCCTTGCGCGGGAGAAATTAGATGAGCGCCGCCAGCAGGAAAGGAAGGAcagtctcccgttggaggagtccccttcgccgtcgctatcgacggatgcctcggacggagatgacgagggcgaggtggggcggggtcccctggaccatctccctgacattggGGAGACGGTGCCTAGGGCGTCGGCAAGTAGCCTGGCGTTAccggggggagggggaggagctGTCCCGGGGTCGGCGGTCGCCCGccctggggccgaggccgacacgcccgaggcgcgggcgctaGGAAAGCGTGCcgttagcccggtgggctcgacggcagtagtggagcaggtggcggcgggtGCGATGCAACCACCCCCGcggaggaccgagggggcgccggggCCCATCGGGGACCGGCCGGCGCCAGCGGACGCAGAGGCTACGCCCCTGCCGCCGGCACCGCCTTTGCAGACGTGGTTTgcagtgccgaagcggttgcagccTCGCTCGGG TCGGAAGCCACCTGTGGAGGTGCTTTCCTTGGCGCCCCTCAAGGCGCACAAGGCGAGCCCTGGCTCCACAGCCCAcagggtggcggaggcgcaagccgccatacaacgcggcgcggcgtcgatgagggccggcccgaaggagctggccacccaaggaggggctgccgaggcgatcCTGACACAgatgggggagggagcgcctccgcgCCGTGAGGGTGAGGCTcgtgagtcggatggggccgaggtgcccttagttgccgaggccaccgaggttgaggcccccggggtctctgaggctgaggcgacggaggccggggcgcccaaGACCACCGAGGCCACAGCGGCGGGGGTCGGCGCTTCCGCGACcatcgaggccacgatggcggaggccagagcccccgagaccaccgaggccgacgTGATGGTGGCGAGGCCGTCCGCCCAggaggtggagatgaaggcggcggaggccttggtggcacccttggttcaaggcccaccgtcgttgcgggagagcgcccgggaggcggaggtccatccgatctcctccgacgatacatcccgggcgcgggaggtggtcgacgtcgAGGAGACCGGCGCCGTGGAATAG